Proteins found in one Miscanthus floridulus cultivar M001 chromosome 4, ASM1932011v1, whole genome shotgun sequence genomic segment:
- the LOC136552928 gene encoding transcription factor WRKY45-2-like, with protein sequence MASSAGGGAGSGRRSPPATAAPRVVMDNLIEVHEGATKLQTMLEESPTPSIEAAAGTTSEFRLTLDGMMSSLSSAMSALDTTGAGAGGSQQEQGRRRRRGGAAAVSGPQRRSSTRRRSHSPFVNTVTASTLDDGKYSWRKYGQKRIQESPSPRSYYRCTHRLDQGCRATRQVQASDANPSEFIISYFGHHTCQDPSTIPLVIPDTAPPPDCANLISFGGSTVGGASTMFLSRFGYSSSLPTQAQDYRCGSEEALSSSSPATQLAAVVVGSAGTMTSSATVGSAPAECWPGGTSDMACGPGGSFPSSPSSLGFMTGSPFGSFGNAGDDDLFGFDP encoded by the exons ATGGCGTCTTCCGCTGGCGGCGGCGCCGGCAGCGGCCGGCGTTCACCGCCTGCTACGGCGGCGCCACGGGTGGTGATGGACAACCTGATCGAGGTGCACGAGGGCGCGACGAAGCTCCAGACCATGCTGGAGGAGTCACCCACGCCTTCGATCGAGGCCGCGGCGGGGACCACCAGTGAGTTCAGACTGACGCTTGACGGGATGATGAGCAGCCTGTCGAGCGCCATGTCGGCTCTGGATACCACCGGAGCCGGCGCCGGCGGCAGCCAGCAGGAACAgggtcggaggaggaggagaggcggcGCGGCGGCCGTGTCCGGGCCGCAGCGCCGGAGCAGCACCAGGAGAAG ATCGCACAGCCCCTTCGTCAACACGGTCACTGCCAGTACGCTCGACGATGGCAAGTACTCATGGCGAAAATACGGGCAAAAACGTATCCAAGAGTCCCCTAGTCCGAG GAGCTACTACAGGTGCACGCACAGGCTAGACCAAGGGTGCAGGGCGACAAGGCAGGTCCAGGCCTCCGATGCCAACCCGTCGGAGTTCATCATCAGCTACTTCGGCCACCACACCTGCCAGGACCCCTCCACCATCCCGCTCGTCATCCCGGACACGGCTCCGCCGCCGGACTGCGCGAACCTCATCAGCTTCGGAGGATCCACCGTCGGCGGCGCATCCACGATGTTCTTATCTCGCTTCGGCTACAGCTCCTCTCTGCCGACGCAGGCGCAGGACTACCGCTGCGGCAGCGAGGAGGCGCTCAGCAGCAGCTCGCCGGCCACGCAGCTCGCCGCCGTGGTGGTGGGATCAGCGGGGACCATGACCTCGTCGGCCACCGTGGGGTCCGCACCGGCGGAGTGCTGGCCGGGAGGGACCAGCGACATGGCGTGTGGCCCTGGCGGCAGCTTCCCGTCGTCTCCTAGCAGCCTCGGATTCATGACCGGCTCGCCGTTTGGTTCCTTTGGCAACGCCGGGGATGACGACCTGTTTGGCTTCGATCCCTGA
- the LOC136550585 gene encoding LOW QUALITY PROTEIN: uncharacterized protein (The sequence of the model RefSeq protein was modified relative to this genomic sequence to represent the inferred CDS: deleted 2 bases in 2 codons) — MGRKKSRPVRAAGAAFAAAEADPYAPSPSGSTKRGTKGDARRDVCVEVDRSTWGHADVDHRDIAEVVLRDVSVSGDGDGEGALEEAFGASTFSLRLRVRDAPEEGFRMGQWPVVPSDCVLLEYVVHESCEGKHAEYVVSGCFDGPDEGVSGLAHLVSLRFITLRVQSFRAFQDMGKTWVESFRVRVEVMEQAFSACESLLEVPRHPWRKSLMNMMAWLRPEVTTSAAIYGLDDLGVPMDDGGNADSAPKSDSQFDLAAFYEAVKPSINAEQLEEDLPDLVPQLRPYQLRATHWMVQREKGNTPHQEHANSAPYCVPIDFIHKNSRMFYNPFNGNVSLQPEPSPPYVSGGILADEMGLGKTVELLACIFAHRRPISLDFSVSQNKTEMDQIKRQKVERVECICGAASESSAYTGLWVQCDICDAWQHADCVGYSPKKDILFDDTAEDVASTNKKSAMKSAIRRKKKPRCSIVETEDKYVCALCLELTEATQTNILSHATLIVCPAPILAQWHSEITRHTRPGSLKVCIYEGARNLDPATIQKNEMTEISTADVVLTTYDVLKEDLSHDFDRHDGDRRFLRFQKRYPVIPTVLTRIHWWRLCLDEAQMVESSKTSVTEMALRLNAQHRWCITGTPIQRRLDDLFGLLRFLRTNPFDTYRWWVDIIRDPYEKGNRVAMNYAHNFLREIMWRSSKIHVSGELQLLPQEECFSWLIFSSIEEYFYKKQHATCMDHAHQIIRSLRNDTNRRESISDSNALLNVYLSNDDIAKLLVPLLKLRQACCHPQVGSSGLCSLQHNPLSMDEILQVLIGKAKIEGEEELRKIVVSLNGLAGLAVIEQRNQEAISLYKEALALAHENVDDFRVDPLLNLHINYNLAELLRISSEYLQECPLKKPASEVAISRKRKETNTVETNVLCVKRNKICKNSVSSFTANGLETSEEDKNTIGQACTTGDVGVENVAGFHSSSECFADDCLRKTCNAITEKYLSVFTSRLVVAQKDFNASFTEVLNMTKELQSGHMNWWLHALDCIEQNNISADELIKKIDNSSSKSTTGLGSRGISSRIKSIAGLKYAIQADIDSLQSSRQHLMDRLLEVDKTMDNPRDEDIEGQRYCPKCYDGTGSLCIQCELDELFQRYEARLFLVKKSNNDSVIDSVEEAQDLQRRNYELNHFFRNRKSNEGSEPGYDNNNPRSARENIQVYRHPSRTETALRVIRNHSKTVLGKQYSAIAKKHLLLFEAMRKEFPQARFLSIAQTQLLRAHDEMKMSISRLQLKEKDDEPSAANIVTREELIPYNVQFTSEKFMSLSSLARVRGQLRYLKGLAVCNKKTHNQHGESLAKAGDAVDTVASCSVTGQTISDFRNEPCPICQEKVFDQKMVFQCGHFVCCKCCLYMTEQTAAQFGKRKKWIMCPTCRQRTDIENVAFVVEKTWDKPEKSTEDLAESTISVQGSYGTKIEAVTRRILRITSTDGTAKVLVFSSWNDVLDVLEHSLAANNISYVRMKGGRKSQAALSQFKGLVSNVNVDKVKRTASKMQPVQVLLMLIQHGANGLNLLEAQHVILVEPLLNPAAEAQAISRIHRVGQDKSTFVHRFIVKKTIEESIYKLNRSRAVCSTINRKSKNFKDEPVLTLKDVESLFPMTGPDEPLEQRDQDYGDSLRSLPPSVAAGLAAERRRIMEQHDNQQ; from the exons ATGGGGAGGAAGAAATCGCGGCCGGTTCGAGCTGCGGGTGCTGCCTTTGCGGCGGCCGAGGCCGACCCCTACGCGCCGAGCCCTAGCGGCAGCACGAAGCGTGGGACCAAGGGCGATGCGAGGAGAGACGTCTGCGTGGAGGTGGATAGGAGCACGTGGGGTCACGCCGACGTTGACCACCGCGATATCGCCGAGGTGGTCCTCCGCGACGTGAGCGTCTCCGGCGACGGGGATGGGGAAGGTGCGTTGGAGGAGGCATTCGGGGCGTCGACGTTCTCGTTGCGTCTGCGGGTGCGCGACGCGCCGGAGGAGGGGTTCAGGATGGGCCAGTGGCCCGTTGTGCCGTCGGATTGCGTGCTCCTGGAGTATGTCGTCCATGAGAGTTGTGAAGGGAAGCACGCAGAATATGTGGTCTCAGGGTGTTTTGATGGTCCTGATGAAGGTGTATCGGGTCTTGCCCATTTGGTGAGCTTGAGATTCATCACGCTCCGGGTTCAATCTTTCAGAGCATTTCAGGATATGGGTAAGACGTGGGTTGAGTCATTTAGGGTTAGAGTGGAGGTGATGGAACAGGCTTTCAGCGCGTGCGAATCGCTGCTGGAGGTGCCTAGGCATCCATGGAGGAAGAGTTTGATGAATATGATGGCTTGGCTGCGTCCTGAGGTCACAACATCGGCTGCCATATATGGGTTGGATGACCTTGGTGTGCCAATGGATGATGGTGGTAATGCTGATTCGGCACCTAAGAGTGATTCACAGTTTGATCTTGCTGCTTTTTATGAGGCTGTTAAGCCTTCGAT TAATGCAGAACAGTTGGAAGAGGACCTTCCTGATTTAGTTCCTCAGCTCAGACCATATCAACTTCGTGCAACGCATTGGATGGTTCAACGTGAAAAGGGAAATACACCTCATCAAGAACATGCTAATTCTGCACCATATTGTGTTCCTATTGATTTTATTCACAAGAACTCCAGGATGTTCTATAATCCGTTCAA CGGAAATGTTTCATTGCAACCAGAGCCTTCTCCACCTTATGTCTCTGGGGGCATTTTGGCTG ATGAAATGGGCTTGGGGAAAACTGTTGAGCTTTTAGCGTGCATTTTTGCTCATCGTAGACCAATTTCATTAGACTTCTCTGTCTCCCAGAACAAAACAGAAATGGATCAAATTAAGAGGCAGAAAGTAGAAAGGGTTGAGTGCATCTGTGGTGCTGCGAGTGAAAGTTCTGCATACACGGGTCTATGGGTCCAATGTGACATTTGTGATGCTTGGCAACATGCTGATTGTGTTGGTTACTCACCCAAGAAAGATATACTTTTTGATGATACCGCTGAAGATGTAGCATCAACAAACAAAAAAAGCGCCATGAAGTCTGCAATTAGAAGGAAAAAGAAACCCAGGTGTTCTATTGTTGAGACAGAAGACAAATACGTTTGTGCACTGTGCTTGGAGCTTACTGAAGCAACTCAAACTAATATACTCAGCCATGCTACATTGATAGTATGTCCTGCACCAATATTGGCACAATGGCACTCTGAGATTACCCG ACACACAAGGCCAGGATCTCTGAAAGTTTGCATTTATGAAGGTGCAAGGAACTTGGATCCTGCTACCATCCAAAAAAATGAGATGACTGAGATAAGTACTGCTGATGTTGTCTTGACAACCTATGATGTCTTGAAAGAAGATCTATCACATGATTTTGACCGTCATGATGGTGATCGCCGTTTCTTGAGATTTCAAAAGAG ATATCCTGTCATTCCAACTGTCCTGACAAGGATCCACTGGTGGCGGCTTTGTTTGGATGAAGCTCAGATGGTAGAGTCAAGCAAGACTTCTGTGACTGAGATGGCATTGAGGCTAAATGCTCAACACCGTTGGTGTATCACAGGAACCCCAATACAACGCAGGCTTGATGATCTCTTCGGGCTTCTACGTTTTCTTAGGACAAACCCATTTGACACATATAGATGGTGGGTGGACATTATTAGAGACCCGTATGAG AAGGGTAACAGAGTAGCAATGAATTATGCACACAATTTCTTG AGGGAAATCATGTGGCGTTCCTCCAAAATTCATGTCTCAGGTGAACTGCAGCTGCTTCCGCAAGAAGAGTGTTTTTCATGGCTCATCTTTTCTTCCATTGAAGAATATTTCTATAAGAAGCAGCATGCAACCTGCATGGACCATGCACATCAAATTATTAGAAGTTTGAGAAATGACACCAATAGAAGAGAATCAATTTCAG ATTCAAATGCTTTGCTAAATGTTTACCTCTCCAATGACGACATTGCCAAGCTTCTAGTCCCACTGCTGAAACTTCGGCAGGCATGTTGCCACCCACAAGTGGGGAGTTCTGGTCTCTGCTCCCTGCAGCATAACCCTTTGTCAATGGATGAAATTTTACAG GTTCTTATCGGTAAAGCAAAAATTGAAGGAGAGGAAGAGCTGAGGAAAATTGTAGTTTCCCTGAATGGTCTTGCCGGATTAGCTGTTATTGAACAAAGGAACCAAGAAGCTATTTCTTTGTACAAAGAAGCACTGGCATTGGCTCATGAAAATGTCGACGATTTCCGTGTTGACCCTCTATTGAATCTTCATATCAACTACAATCTTGCAGAACTGCTTAGAATTAGTTCTGAATATTTACAAGAATGCCCATTAAAAAAGCCGGCTTCTGAAGTTGCAATCAGCCGAAAAAGAAAGGAAACTAACACTGTTGAGACAAATGTACTTTGTGTGAAACGAAATAAAATATGTAAAAACAGTGTTTCGAGTTTTACAGCTAATGGGTTAGAAACATCTGAAGAAGATAAAAACACTATTGGACAAGCATGCACAACTGGAGATGTGGGTGTGGAGAATGTCGCTGGATTCCACTCATCATCTGAATGTTTCGCTGATGACTGCTTGAGGAAGACTTGCAATGCAATCACAGAAAAATACCTGTCGGTTTTTACTTCAAGGCTGGTAGTAGCACAGAAGGATTTTAATGCATCATTCACAGAG GTCTTGAATATGACTAAAGAGCTACAGAGTGGGCATATGAATTGGTGGCTGCATGCTTTGGACTGCATTGAACAGAACAACATTTCTGCTGACGAACTCATCAAGAAGATTGATAATTCTTCTAGTAAGAGCACCACTGGTTTGGGTTCAAGGGGAATATCTTCCAG GATTAAAAGTATCGCTGGATTAAAATATGCAATTCAAGCTGACATTGATTCTCTACAAAGTTCGAGGCAACATCTTATGGATAGACTTCTGGAAGTTGACAAAACAATGGATAACCCAAGGGATGAGGACATTGAGGGCCAGCGATATTGTCCAAAGTGCTATGATGGCACTGGTTCTCTATGTATCCAGTGTGAGCTAGACGAACTCTTTCAG AGGTATGAAGCACGTCTGTTTCTTGTTAAGAAATCAAACAATGATTCTGTCATTGATTCAGTAGAAGAAGCACAGGATCTACAGAGGCGAAATTATGAGCTCAATCACTTCTTCCGTAATAGAAAATCCAACGAGGGATCTGAACCTGGCTATGACAATAACAATCCTAGGTCAGCTCGAGAAAACATACAG GTCTACAGGCATCCTTCTCGAACCGAGACTGCATTAAGGGTTATCCGGAATCACTCAAAGACAGTATTGGGAAAGCAATATTCCGCAATTGCTAAAAAACATTTACTTCTTTTTGAG GCTATGCGCAAGGAGTTTCCTCAAGCAAGGTTTCTGTCAATTGCTCAAACCCAATTATTGCGTGCTCATGACGAGATGAAGATGTCCATCTCAAGACTTCAGCTCAAAGAGAAAGACGATGAACCTAGCGCTGCTAATATTGTAACTAGAGAGGAACTCATACCATATAATGTCCAGTTTACAAGTGAAAAATTCATGTCACTCTCATCTTTAGCCCGTGTAAGAGGTCAACTCCGGTACTTAAAG GGATTGGCAGTATGTAACAAGAAAACACATAACCAGCATGGCGAATCATTGGCTAAAGCAGGCGATGCCGTTGATACAGTTGCTTCATGTTCAGTCACAGGGCAAACTATCTCTGATTTTCGTAATGAACCATGCCCAATATGCCAGGAGAAGGTTTTTGACCAGAAAATGGTTTTCCAGTGTGGTCATTTTGTATGCTGCAAGT GTTGTCTTTACATGACAGAACAAACTGCAGCTCAATTCGGAAAGCGTAAAAAA TGGATTATGTGCCCCACATGCCGTCAGCGAACAGATATTGAGAATGTTGCTTTTGTAGTTGAGAAAACTTGGGACAAACCTGAAAAGAGCACTGAAGATTTGGCTGAAAGCACTATTTCTGTCCAAGGTTCATATGGAACAAAG ATTGAAGCTGTCACAAGAAGAATCTTGAGAATCACTTCAACTGATGGAACAGCTAAAGTTCTTGTTTTCTCAAGTTGGAATGATGTGCTGGATGTACTAGAGCACTCCCTCGCTGCTAACAACATTTCATATGTTCGGATGAAAGGAGGAAG AAAATCACAGGCAGCCCTCTCCCAATTCAAGGGTCTGGTGAGCAATGTAAATGTAGATAAAGTGAAAAGGACAGCCTCCAAAATGCAGCCTGTTCAAGTACTTCTGATGCTTATACAGCATGGAGCAAATGGTCTTAATCTACTAGAAGCACAACATGTTATTCTAGTGGAGCCATTACTAAACCCTGCTGCTGAGGCACAAGCTATCAGCAGGATCCATAGAGTTGGGCAAGACAAAAGCACATTTGTTCACCGTTTTATA GTGAAGAAAACAATAGAAGAGAGCATCTACAAATTGAATAGGAGCAGAGCTGTCTGCTCTACTATAAACCGTAAATCCAAAAACTTCAAAGATGAGCCTGTTTTGACGTTGAAGGATGTGGAGTCACTATTCCCGATGACAGGACCTGATGAACCCCTAGAACAGAGAGATCAAGATTATGGCGATAGCTTGAGGAGTTTGCCTCCATCTGTTGCAGCTGGGTTAGCTGCTGAAAGAAGGCGAATAATGGAGCAACATGACAACCAGCAATAA